A window of the Vigna angularis cultivar LongXiaoDou No.4 chromosome 3, ASM1680809v1, whole genome shotgun sequence genome harbors these coding sequences:
- the LOC108325860 gene encoding uncharacterized protein LOC108325860 isoform X1 encodes MIPKTPSEYLSFALGFLLCATVPFVHAESSTCLTVYKNGGAPAVFQSPKCPRWKLSEYDSPPKTTARCQIAMLQGHRKSQEDRALCVLDVRIPFPSVDGIKEVAVGIVAVFDGHNGAEASEMASKLLLEYFVLHTYFLLDVAFSVISKTSTGAWLHKRDRDHANLLHRWKEILGSEWHGLHFERFQNTFSPNFDDSFHLEILKEALLRAVHDIDAKFSEEASRNNFHSGSTATIVLVADDKILVANIGDSKAILCSKNFQSPKEAKDLLLKLYRQKEHDGSVSMWDREKYKMASSHGITHFAVKELTSDHHPDRDDERNRVETAGGQVQNWGGVPRINGQLAITRAIGDLPFKSYGVISAPEVTDWQPLTANDSYLVVASDGVFEKTSLQDVCDLLWELHSYSNMRSECAHSSYSLADLIVNNALKTGSMDNVAAIVIPLESIKSSVNSRRGSYIGKRDAGFPFGVQESFFKSSGNGILSDLMHLEHPHLVDTKLKRILVEVKDGDFGCFYLAENLDEIEDSKQIAKKVDWDDYLYELPPPPPDSLSQHPTSGGLVDLYNNQNFCFDYGPTINEPEDRCINPEGFASFIGLLESIPLHDTDSSNGSSDYSMPDLRYVLKKSFGRGSFGEVWLAFHWNCYQDTNVEKENRDDTNTTNSTTASDCQNGPSNYTLYILKRIMVERGSAVYLSGLREKYFGEVFLNASTCFEDPLSTGKSNCVLESSHENSFPNKFRPQRTLYEEGLNHIARYVESFESQANEIWLVFSFEGVSLSKLLYSMEDAYGTTEQERLEQAKHAQILRPSKWWHWLKTTEEGQAEMRNLIWQLLLALKSCHDRNITHRDIKPENMVICFEDQETGRCLKEIPTKVNNSSTKMRIIDFGSGLDEYTLNNLYGSTGPSRAEQTYEYTPPEALLNATWYQGPTSSTLKYDMWSVGVVMLELVLGTPDVFQINALTRTLLDQHLEGWNEGVRELAYKLRSFMELCILIPGISRSSSFSKKYDTVNQVGVSPASWKCSEEFFSRQIRNRDPLKIGFSNIWALRLVRRLLHWDPEDRPSIDEALQHPYFQHPRRE; translated from the exons ATGATTCCGAAGACTCCGTCGGAGTATCTATCGTTCGCGTTAGGGTTTCTGCTTTGTGCCACAGTCCCTTTCGTTCACGCGGAGTCATCCACGTGCTTGACAGTCTACAAGAACGGCGGTGCTCCGGCGGTGTTTCAGTCTCCAAAATGCCCCCGCTGGAAGCTCTCCGAATACGATTCACCTCCCAAAACCACGGCACGTTGCCAGATTGCGATGCTCCAAGGCCACAGAAAGTCTCAAGAGGATCGCGCTCTCTGCGTCCTCGATGTTCGCATTCCCTTCCCCA GTGTGGACGGGATCAAGGAGGTTGCGGTTGGCATTGTGGCCGTTTTTGACGGTCATAACGGTGCAGAAGCTAGTGAGATGGCATCGAAACTTTTGTTGGAGTATTTTGTTCTGCATACTTATTTTCTCCTCGATGTTGCCTTTTCTGTTATTTCAAAGACATCAACAGGAGCATGGCTTCACAAGAGAGACCGTGACCATGCAAACTTACTGCATAGATGGAAGGAGATTCTAGGTTCAGAATGGCATGGACTGCATTTTGAAAG GTTTCAGAATACATTTTCTCCAAATTTTGATGATTCTTTTCACTTGGAAATTTTGAAGGAAGCATTATTGAGGGCAGTCCATGACATTGATGCTAAATTTTCTGAG GAAGCGTCTAGAAATAATTTTCACTCTGGATCAACAGCTACCATTGTTTTGGTAGCGGATGATAAAATTTTGGTTGCCAATATTGGAGACTCTAAGGCCATATTGTGCTCTAAAAATTTTCAGTCTCCCAAAGAGGCTAAAG ATTTATTATTAAAGCTATATAGACAGAAAGAGCATGATGGTTCTGTTTCTATGTGGGATCGTGAAAAGTACAAAATGGCTTCATCCCATGGTATCACTCATTTTGCAGTAAAGGAATTGACCAGTGATCATCATCCAGATAGAGATGATGAAAGAAATCGGGTGGAAACAGCTGGAGGTCAAGTTCAAAATTGGGGTGGTGTGCCTCGCATAAATGGTCAGCTGGCTATTACACGGGCTATCGGTGACCTACCCTTTAAAAG TTATGGCGTTATATCTGCACCAGAAGTGACTGATTGGCAGCCTCTGACTGCTAATGATAGCTATTTGGTGGTAGCATCGGATGGTGTATTTGAGAAGACAAGCTTGCAGGATGTCTGTGATTTGTTGTGGGAATTGCACAGTTACAGTAACATGAGATCAGAGTGCGCCCATTCTTCCTATTCGTTAGCAGATTTAATTGTTAATAATGCCTTAAAAACGGGCAGTATGGACAATGTGGCAGCCATTGTCATTCCTCTGGAGTCTATCAAATCCTCTGTAAACTCGCGTAGGGGAAGTTATATTGGAAAGAGGGATGCTGGTTTCCCATTTGGTGTGCAAGAATCTTTCTTCAAAAGCTCAG gTAATGGCATCTTGTCTGATCTTATGCACTTGGAGCACCCTCATCTGGTAGATACGAAGTTGAAGCGAATATTG GTTGAAGTGAAAGATGGTGATTTTGGCTGCTTTTATTTAGCTGAAAATCTTGATGAAATAGAGGACTCCAAGCAGATTGCCAAAAAAGTTGACTGGGATGACTATTTGTATGAACTACCTCCACCTCCACCCGATTCCCTTTCTCAGCATCCCA CTTCAGGGGGTCTTGTCGATTTATACAATAACCAAAACTTTTGCTTTGACTATGGTCCAACTATTAATGAACCTGAAGACCGATGCATAAATCCTGAAGGCTTTGCTAGTTTCATTGGTCTTCTTGAATCAATTCCTTTGCATGATACTGATTCTAGTAATGGGTCTTCTGATTATTCAATGCCTGATTTGAG GTATGTGTTGAAGAAGAGTTTTGGACGTGGGTCATTTGGTGAAGTGTGGTTGGCTTTTCATTGGAATTGTTATCAAGATACTAATGTTGAAAAAGAGAACAGGGATGATACAAATACAACCAACAGCACAACGGCTTCTGATTGTCAGAATGGTCCTTCTAATTACACCCTGTACATTTTGAAACGTATAATG GTGGAGAGGGGGTCAGCTGTTTACTTAAGTGGTCTAAGGGAGAAGTACTTCGGAGAAGTTTTTTTAAATGCCTCTACATGCTTTGAAGATCCACTATCGACTGGAAAATCAAACTGTGTCTTGGAATCATCACATGAGAATTCATTTCCGAACAAATTTCGACCACAAAGAACCCTATATGAAGAAGGCTTGAATCATATTGCAAGATATGTGGAATCTTTTGAGTCTCAAGCAAACGAAATTTGGCTTGTATTTAGTTTTGAAGGTGTGTCACTGTCAAAACTTCTATATTCCATGGAAGATGCATATGGTACTACTGAGCAAGAAAGACTTGAGCAAGCTAAACACGCTCAGATACTACGACCCTCAAAGTGGTGGCATTGGTTGAAAACAACAGAAGAAGGGCAGGCAGAAATGCGTAACCTTATCTGGCAGCTG TTATTAGCTCTCAAGTCCTGTCATGATCGCAACATCACACACAGAGATATTAAACCTG AGAATATGGTGATATGCTTTGAAGATCAGGAAACAGGGAGATGCTTGAAAGAGATTCCCACTAAAGTTAATAATTCTTCCACCAAAAT GCGTATTATTGACTTTGGAAGTGGACTTGATGaatacacattaaataatttgtatggTTCTACTGGGCCTTCGAG AGCTGAGCAAACCTATGAGTATACGCCTCCTGAAGCTTTACTAAATGCTACATGGTATCAAGGGCCAACAAGCTCGACTTTGAA ATATGACATGTGGAGCGTTGGTGTTGTGATGTTAGAGTTGGTCTTAGGGACACCAGATGTTTTTCAGATAAATGCTTTAACACGGACTCTATTAGATCAACATCTAGAAGGCTGGAATGAGGGCGTGAGGGAGCTGGCATATaa
- the LOC108325860 gene encoding uncharacterized protein LOC108325860 isoform X4, which translates to MIPKTPSEYLSFALGFLLCATVPFVHAESSTCLTVYKNGGAPAVFQSPKCPRWKLSEYDSPPKTTARCQIAMLQGHRKSQEDRALCVLDVRIPFPSVDGIKEVAVGIVAVFDGHNGAEASEMASKLLLEYFVLHTYFLLDVAFSVISKTSTGAWLHKRDRDHANLLHRWKEILGSEWHGLHFERFQNTFSPNFDDSFHLEILKEALLRAVHDIDAKFSEEASRNNFHSGSTATIVLVADDKILVANIGDSKAILCSKNFQSPKEAKDLLLKLYRQKEHDGSVSMWDREKYKMASSHGITHFAVKELTSDHHPDRDDERNRVETAGGQVQNWGGVPRINGQLAITRAIGDLPFKSYGVISAPEVTDWQPLTANDSYLVVASDGVFEKTSLQDVCDLLWELHSYSNMRSECAHSSYSLADLIVNNALKTGSMDNVAAIVIPLESIKSSVNSRRGSYIGKRDAGFPFGVQESFFKSSGNGILSDLMHLEHPHLVDTKLKRILVEVKDGDFGCFYLAENLDEIEDSKQIAKKVDWDDYLYELPPPPPDSLSQHPTSGGLVDLYNNQNFCFDYGPTINEPEDRCINPEGFASFIGLLESIPLHDTDSSNGSSDYSMPDLRYVLKKSFGRGSFGEVWLAFHWNCYQDTNVEKENRDDTNTTNSTTASDCQNGPSNYTLYILKRIMVERGSAVYLSGLREKYFGEVFLNASTCFEDPLSTGKSNCVLESSHENSFPNKFRPQRTLYEEGLNHIARYVESFESQANEIWLVFSFEGVSLSKLLYSMEDAYGTTEQERLEQAKHAQILRPSKWWHWLKTTEEGQAEMRNLIWQLLLALKSCHDRNITHRDIKPENMVICFEDQETGRCLKEIPTKVNNSSTKMRIIDFGSGLDEYTLNNLYGSTGPSRAEQTYEYTPPEALLNATWYQGPTSSTLKYDMWSVGVVMLELVLGTPDVFQINALTRTLLDQHLEGWNEGVRELAYKLRSFMELCILIPGISRSSSFSKKYDTVNQEDRPSIDEALQHPYFQHPRRE; encoded by the exons ATGATTCCGAAGACTCCGTCGGAGTATCTATCGTTCGCGTTAGGGTTTCTGCTTTGTGCCACAGTCCCTTTCGTTCACGCGGAGTCATCCACGTGCTTGACAGTCTACAAGAACGGCGGTGCTCCGGCGGTGTTTCAGTCTCCAAAATGCCCCCGCTGGAAGCTCTCCGAATACGATTCACCTCCCAAAACCACGGCACGTTGCCAGATTGCGATGCTCCAAGGCCACAGAAAGTCTCAAGAGGATCGCGCTCTCTGCGTCCTCGATGTTCGCATTCCCTTCCCCA GTGTGGACGGGATCAAGGAGGTTGCGGTTGGCATTGTGGCCGTTTTTGACGGTCATAACGGTGCAGAAGCTAGTGAGATGGCATCGAAACTTTTGTTGGAGTATTTTGTTCTGCATACTTATTTTCTCCTCGATGTTGCCTTTTCTGTTATTTCAAAGACATCAACAGGAGCATGGCTTCACAAGAGAGACCGTGACCATGCAAACTTACTGCATAGATGGAAGGAGATTCTAGGTTCAGAATGGCATGGACTGCATTTTGAAAG GTTTCAGAATACATTTTCTCCAAATTTTGATGATTCTTTTCACTTGGAAATTTTGAAGGAAGCATTATTGAGGGCAGTCCATGACATTGATGCTAAATTTTCTGAG GAAGCGTCTAGAAATAATTTTCACTCTGGATCAACAGCTACCATTGTTTTGGTAGCGGATGATAAAATTTTGGTTGCCAATATTGGAGACTCTAAGGCCATATTGTGCTCTAAAAATTTTCAGTCTCCCAAAGAGGCTAAAG ATTTATTATTAAAGCTATATAGACAGAAAGAGCATGATGGTTCTGTTTCTATGTGGGATCGTGAAAAGTACAAAATGGCTTCATCCCATGGTATCACTCATTTTGCAGTAAAGGAATTGACCAGTGATCATCATCCAGATAGAGATGATGAAAGAAATCGGGTGGAAACAGCTGGAGGTCAAGTTCAAAATTGGGGTGGTGTGCCTCGCATAAATGGTCAGCTGGCTATTACACGGGCTATCGGTGACCTACCCTTTAAAAG TTATGGCGTTATATCTGCACCAGAAGTGACTGATTGGCAGCCTCTGACTGCTAATGATAGCTATTTGGTGGTAGCATCGGATGGTGTATTTGAGAAGACAAGCTTGCAGGATGTCTGTGATTTGTTGTGGGAATTGCACAGTTACAGTAACATGAGATCAGAGTGCGCCCATTCTTCCTATTCGTTAGCAGATTTAATTGTTAATAATGCCTTAAAAACGGGCAGTATGGACAATGTGGCAGCCATTGTCATTCCTCTGGAGTCTATCAAATCCTCTGTAAACTCGCGTAGGGGAAGTTATATTGGAAAGAGGGATGCTGGTTTCCCATTTGGTGTGCAAGAATCTTTCTTCAAAAGCTCAG gTAATGGCATCTTGTCTGATCTTATGCACTTGGAGCACCCTCATCTGGTAGATACGAAGTTGAAGCGAATATTG GTTGAAGTGAAAGATGGTGATTTTGGCTGCTTTTATTTAGCTGAAAATCTTGATGAAATAGAGGACTCCAAGCAGATTGCCAAAAAAGTTGACTGGGATGACTATTTGTATGAACTACCTCCACCTCCACCCGATTCCCTTTCTCAGCATCCCA CTTCAGGGGGTCTTGTCGATTTATACAATAACCAAAACTTTTGCTTTGACTATGGTCCAACTATTAATGAACCTGAAGACCGATGCATAAATCCTGAAGGCTTTGCTAGTTTCATTGGTCTTCTTGAATCAATTCCTTTGCATGATACTGATTCTAGTAATGGGTCTTCTGATTATTCAATGCCTGATTTGAG GTATGTGTTGAAGAAGAGTTTTGGACGTGGGTCATTTGGTGAAGTGTGGTTGGCTTTTCATTGGAATTGTTATCAAGATACTAATGTTGAAAAAGAGAACAGGGATGATACAAATACAACCAACAGCACAACGGCTTCTGATTGTCAGAATGGTCCTTCTAATTACACCCTGTACATTTTGAAACGTATAATG GTGGAGAGGGGGTCAGCTGTTTACTTAAGTGGTCTAAGGGAGAAGTACTTCGGAGAAGTTTTTTTAAATGCCTCTACATGCTTTGAAGATCCACTATCGACTGGAAAATCAAACTGTGTCTTGGAATCATCACATGAGAATTCATTTCCGAACAAATTTCGACCACAAAGAACCCTATATGAAGAAGGCTTGAATCATATTGCAAGATATGTGGAATCTTTTGAGTCTCAAGCAAACGAAATTTGGCTTGTATTTAGTTTTGAAGGTGTGTCACTGTCAAAACTTCTATATTCCATGGAAGATGCATATGGTACTACTGAGCAAGAAAGACTTGAGCAAGCTAAACACGCTCAGATACTACGACCCTCAAAGTGGTGGCATTGGTTGAAAACAACAGAAGAAGGGCAGGCAGAAATGCGTAACCTTATCTGGCAGCTG TTATTAGCTCTCAAGTCCTGTCATGATCGCAACATCACACACAGAGATATTAAACCTG AGAATATGGTGATATGCTTTGAAGATCAGGAAACAGGGAGATGCTTGAAAGAGATTCCCACTAAAGTTAATAATTCTTCCACCAAAAT GCGTATTATTGACTTTGGAAGTGGACTTGATGaatacacattaaataatttgtatggTTCTACTGGGCCTTCGAG AGCTGAGCAAACCTATGAGTATACGCCTCCTGAAGCTTTACTAAATGCTACATGGTATCAAGGGCCAACAAGCTCGACTTTGAA ATATGACATGTGGAGCGTTGGTGTTGTGATGTTAGAGTTGGTCTTAGGGACACCAGATGTTTTTCAGATAAATGCTTTAACACGGACTCTATTAGATCAACATCTAGAAGGCTGGAATGAGGGCGTGAGGGAGCTGGCATATaa
- the LOC108325860 gene encoding uncharacterized protein LOC108325860 isoform X2 yields the protein MIPKTPSEYLSFALGFLLCATVPFVHAESSTCLTVYKNGGAPAVFQSPKCPRWKLSEYDSPPKTTARCQIAMLQGHRKSQEDRALCVLDVRIPFPSVDGIKEVAVGIVAVFDGHNGAEASEMASKLLLEYFVLHTYFLLDVAFSVISKTSTGAWLHKRDRDHANLLHRWKEILGSEWHGLHFERFQNTFSPNFDDSFHLEILKEALLRAVHDIDAKFSEEASRNNFHSGSTATIVLVADDKILVANIGDSKAILCSKNFQSPKEAKDLLLKLYRQKEHDGSVSMWDREKYKMASSHGITHFAVKELTSDHHPDRDDERNRVETAGGQVQNWGGVPRINGQLAITRAIGDLPFKSYGVISAPEVTDWQPLTANDSYLVVASDGVFEKTSLQDVCDLLWELHSYSNMRSECAHSSYSLADLIVNNALKTGSMDNVAAIVIPLESIKSSVNSRRGSYIGKRDAGFPFGVQESFFKSSGNGILSDLMHLEHPHLVDTKLKRILVEVKDGDFGCFYLAENLDEIEDSKQIAKKVDWDDYLYELPPPPPDSLSQHPTSGGLVDLYNNQNFCFDYGPTINEPEDRCINPEGFASFIGLLESIPLHDTDSSNGSSDYSMPDLRYVLKKSFGRGSFGEVWLAFHWNCYQDTNVEKENRDDTNTTNSTTASDCQNGPSNYTLYILKRIMVERGSAVYLSGLREKYFGEVFLNASTCFEDPLSTGKSNCVLESSHENSFPNKFRPQRTLYEEGLNHIARYVESFESQANEIWLVFSFEGVSLSKLLYSMEDAYGTTEQERLEQAKHAQILRPSKWWHWLKTTEEGQAEMRNLIWQLLLALKSCHDRNITHRDIKPENMVICFEDQETGRCLKEIPTKVNNSSTKIAEQTYEYTPPEALLNATWYQGPTSSTLKYDMWSVGVVMLELVLGTPDVFQINALTRTLLDQHLEGWNEGVRELAYKLRSFMELCILIPGISRSSSFSKKYDTVNQVGVSPASWKCSEEFFSRQIRNRDPLKIGFSNIWALRLVRRLLHWDPEDRPSIDEALQHPYFQHPRRE from the exons ATGATTCCGAAGACTCCGTCGGAGTATCTATCGTTCGCGTTAGGGTTTCTGCTTTGTGCCACAGTCCCTTTCGTTCACGCGGAGTCATCCACGTGCTTGACAGTCTACAAGAACGGCGGTGCTCCGGCGGTGTTTCAGTCTCCAAAATGCCCCCGCTGGAAGCTCTCCGAATACGATTCACCTCCCAAAACCACGGCACGTTGCCAGATTGCGATGCTCCAAGGCCACAGAAAGTCTCAAGAGGATCGCGCTCTCTGCGTCCTCGATGTTCGCATTCCCTTCCCCA GTGTGGACGGGATCAAGGAGGTTGCGGTTGGCATTGTGGCCGTTTTTGACGGTCATAACGGTGCAGAAGCTAGTGAGATGGCATCGAAACTTTTGTTGGAGTATTTTGTTCTGCATACTTATTTTCTCCTCGATGTTGCCTTTTCTGTTATTTCAAAGACATCAACAGGAGCATGGCTTCACAAGAGAGACCGTGACCATGCAAACTTACTGCATAGATGGAAGGAGATTCTAGGTTCAGAATGGCATGGACTGCATTTTGAAAG GTTTCAGAATACATTTTCTCCAAATTTTGATGATTCTTTTCACTTGGAAATTTTGAAGGAAGCATTATTGAGGGCAGTCCATGACATTGATGCTAAATTTTCTGAG GAAGCGTCTAGAAATAATTTTCACTCTGGATCAACAGCTACCATTGTTTTGGTAGCGGATGATAAAATTTTGGTTGCCAATATTGGAGACTCTAAGGCCATATTGTGCTCTAAAAATTTTCAGTCTCCCAAAGAGGCTAAAG ATTTATTATTAAAGCTATATAGACAGAAAGAGCATGATGGTTCTGTTTCTATGTGGGATCGTGAAAAGTACAAAATGGCTTCATCCCATGGTATCACTCATTTTGCAGTAAAGGAATTGACCAGTGATCATCATCCAGATAGAGATGATGAAAGAAATCGGGTGGAAACAGCTGGAGGTCAAGTTCAAAATTGGGGTGGTGTGCCTCGCATAAATGGTCAGCTGGCTATTACACGGGCTATCGGTGACCTACCCTTTAAAAG TTATGGCGTTATATCTGCACCAGAAGTGACTGATTGGCAGCCTCTGACTGCTAATGATAGCTATTTGGTGGTAGCATCGGATGGTGTATTTGAGAAGACAAGCTTGCAGGATGTCTGTGATTTGTTGTGGGAATTGCACAGTTACAGTAACATGAGATCAGAGTGCGCCCATTCTTCCTATTCGTTAGCAGATTTAATTGTTAATAATGCCTTAAAAACGGGCAGTATGGACAATGTGGCAGCCATTGTCATTCCTCTGGAGTCTATCAAATCCTCTGTAAACTCGCGTAGGGGAAGTTATATTGGAAAGAGGGATGCTGGTTTCCCATTTGGTGTGCAAGAATCTTTCTTCAAAAGCTCAG gTAATGGCATCTTGTCTGATCTTATGCACTTGGAGCACCCTCATCTGGTAGATACGAAGTTGAAGCGAATATTG GTTGAAGTGAAAGATGGTGATTTTGGCTGCTTTTATTTAGCTGAAAATCTTGATGAAATAGAGGACTCCAAGCAGATTGCCAAAAAAGTTGACTGGGATGACTATTTGTATGAACTACCTCCACCTCCACCCGATTCCCTTTCTCAGCATCCCA CTTCAGGGGGTCTTGTCGATTTATACAATAACCAAAACTTTTGCTTTGACTATGGTCCAACTATTAATGAACCTGAAGACCGATGCATAAATCCTGAAGGCTTTGCTAGTTTCATTGGTCTTCTTGAATCAATTCCTTTGCATGATACTGATTCTAGTAATGGGTCTTCTGATTATTCAATGCCTGATTTGAG GTATGTGTTGAAGAAGAGTTTTGGACGTGGGTCATTTGGTGAAGTGTGGTTGGCTTTTCATTGGAATTGTTATCAAGATACTAATGTTGAAAAAGAGAACAGGGATGATACAAATACAACCAACAGCACAACGGCTTCTGATTGTCAGAATGGTCCTTCTAATTACACCCTGTACATTTTGAAACGTATAATG GTGGAGAGGGGGTCAGCTGTTTACTTAAGTGGTCTAAGGGAGAAGTACTTCGGAGAAGTTTTTTTAAATGCCTCTACATGCTTTGAAGATCCACTATCGACTGGAAAATCAAACTGTGTCTTGGAATCATCACATGAGAATTCATTTCCGAACAAATTTCGACCACAAAGAACCCTATATGAAGAAGGCTTGAATCATATTGCAAGATATGTGGAATCTTTTGAGTCTCAAGCAAACGAAATTTGGCTTGTATTTAGTTTTGAAGGTGTGTCACTGTCAAAACTTCTATATTCCATGGAAGATGCATATGGTACTACTGAGCAAGAAAGACTTGAGCAAGCTAAACACGCTCAGATACTACGACCCTCAAAGTGGTGGCATTGGTTGAAAACAACAGAAGAAGGGCAGGCAGAAATGCGTAACCTTATCTGGCAGCTG TTATTAGCTCTCAAGTCCTGTCATGATCGCAACATCACACACAGAGATATTAAACCTG AGAATATGGTGATATGCTTTGAAGATCAGGAAACAGGGAGATGCTTGAAAGAGATTCCCACTAAAGTTAATAATTCTTCCACCAAAAT AGCTGAGCAAACCTATGAGTATACGCCTCCTGAAGCTTTACTAAATGCTACATGGTATCAAGGGCCAACAAGCTCGACTTTGAA ATATGACATGTGGAGCGTTGGTGTTGTGATGTTAGAGTTGGTCTTAGGGACACCAGATGTTTTTCAGATAAATGCTTTAACACGGACTCTATTAGATCAACATCTAGAAGGCTGGAATGAGGGCGTGAGGGAGCTGGCATATaa